ACCGCACGCTCGCTCGAGCGCTCGCACCTAGCCCTCTGCACACCCCGACAGCGCCTAACCCCAGTGCACGCTCGCCCGAGCGCTCGCACAGCCGCTCGTCCATCGCCTCGCGCACACAAGAGCCACGCTCGCCCGGCGCCACGCCTGGCGCGCCCTAGTCCTCTGCACGCCCCGACAGCGCCTCGCCCCAGCGCGCGCTCGCCCCAGCGCTCGCACAGCCGCTCGCCCATCACCTCGCGCACACAAGCGCCATGCTCGCTCGGCGCCGCGCCTAGCCCTTAGCACGCGAGCCCGGCGCCGCGCCCAGGTCGATCCCCATAATTTTCGCAGCGGCAAACATCGTTCGTTAACgacaaaccaaataaatttttctaacacgGTATGGCCTCGTCGCCCCCATCTTCAAGGTCCTCTACTAagcttttgaaggaaaataattCCCACTTCCCCGTGCccttgactcctctgctagaatagtccttagcagaaaaataaaacttcaacctcctcatcctctaactccactgctaggcgatgccttagcaggaaaataaaactgtcacctcatcatctcataatttctctgctaagccgggccttagcaataaaataaaaattctccaccctcacactctaactcctctgctaggcgacgccttagcaggaaaataaaaattctccaccTTCACCCTCAAaatcctctgctaggcgacacaCTAGCAGGATTATAAAAATTCTTCACCCTCATCCAACTCCTCTGTTAGGCGACgccatagcaggaaaataacatttttctcctcccaaactctgctcctctgctaggcgatgccttagcaggaaaataaaattttctcctccccaactctgctcctctgctaggcgatgccttagcaggaaaataaaatttttctcttcctCACTACTCCTCTGTtaagcgatgccttagcaggaaaataaaattttatcctcCCTaagccttagcaggaaaataaaatttttatcctCTCTAActctactcctctgctaggcgatgccttagcagggaaataaaatttatctcctccccaactctgcttctctgctaggcggtgccttagcaagaaaatttaatttttctcccccAAACTCTGCTTCTCTGCTAAgcggtgccttagcaggaaaatttaatttttctcctccctaactctgctcctctgctaggcggtgccttagcaggaaaataaaatttttctgctccacaactctgctcctctgctaggcggtgccttagtagaaaaataaattttttctctttcccaactctgctcctctgctagacgatggcaggaaaataaaatttttctcctccctaactctgctcctctgctaggcgataccttagcaggaaaataaaatttttctcctccctaactttgctcctctgctaggcggtgccttagcaggaaactaaaatttttctcttcccgaactctgctcctctgctaggcggtgccttagcaggaaaataaaatttttctcctccccaactctgTTCCTCTGCCAGGCGGtttcttagcaggaaaatttaatttttctcctctctaactctgctcctctgctaggcgatgccttagcaggaaaatttaattctcctgctccactctgctcctctactaggcgcagcctgaataggtaaaatttaattcataTCATCCTCTCAATACAACAACATccacgaacttaatataagaacttggctcTATTAAATTTCAACTGATAACATAAGACAAATTCATAAACAAAatacattaaaaataaaatcaagatTAATATTCTCTAAGATGATAAGCCTTCCCAGGCCTCTTTAGAGCCTTGCCCggcgcattctccaactttcctctttgctcctcttgtacctccacaggacaaagttacccaCTTCTTCCTTTCCTAATCATGTTAACCTCTATACGCGTTCTTTTTCCCTCCTCCCTCACACCCCTTCATAACACCGACGcgcgactttttggtccccgcacaagactccaactccTTTTCCCACACAAACTTAAGCTTTTGATGACAAGTGGAAGCTACGACTTtaaaatccttcagggctgaccgtcctagaattccattaTACGCTGACGGAGTATCCACCACGGTGAAGGCTATCATTTTTGTTACCCGCAGAGGATCAatccccaaggataggggaagaacaattTGACCCAAAGGCGGGATTGCGtgtcctgcaaacccatacagcggggtggagaCCGGCTCAAACTCGAATCCTTCCACCTTAATTTGATCCAACGttctcttgaacaagacgtttacggagcttccattatcaataaatatcatcGCCACAttataattggcaatggtggccgtcaccaccaaggcatcgttatgtggagtcacaacgcctcggaggtcttccggcccaaagctgatgacggggttTTGTGGCaagtctgcacccctagatatctcaaatttctccaaccttctcccatgtgccttccgagctcgcccaaagtctccatcagtagcacctcccgagatcatatgaatcattcctctcgtagggtggttatcctcattcattcccctcctcagttcgacgggctcctgagggacatcttgacctcgaccttcccctctctgctctCCGATCCTCtaatttatccatggagggccttgaccacgctTAGGGGACGAGCGAGACCTCTGTCGACTCATGGatgaggatccttctcgtctatcccgCGAAGGCAATCTAGCACTGCACTCAACCTTTTGCGACTTATCCCACCTCCCCTCGAGCTCCCTCACTTCCATCACCTTGTCACGACTCCCATCCAAaggaacatgggatgagaattgtcctctgCCCCTAGACTTATCATCCTCCCTCTCGCCCGTGCCTCTCTTCCTACCTCCCCTttccgctccctcaactctacttccccCAGGCTGCTGCTCCATCCTCTTATGCCGCTGGGCATCTTcaagatttacatatttttccgccCGAGATAACAGATCATCATAACTTGATGGAGGTTTCTTCACTAACAATTTAAAGAACTCTCCTCCTCTAAGTCCCTGGataaaggcacttatcatgatatCAGGAGTGACCGTTGGTATCTCCAGCACTGCGTTGTTGAAATGCTGGACAAACTCTCGCAAAGTTTCAGCTTCTTGTTGTTTCACCACGAATAGGCTCAAATagttttttttgtgttttttgcTGCTAGCAAATCTGTGCAAGAAATCAGCAGAAAAATCCTCGAAAGTTcgtatggagttgggctgcaaggtgttaaaccattgctgggctgatctcaccaacgtgcccaaaaacaccctgcacctgacctCATCTGAATATTGATATAACATGGCAGCATTCTCAAACCttcccaagtgttcctcggggtcagtatgtccatcgtactctcccacattTGACTGTCGAAAATTTGAAGGAAGCCCTTCTTTCAAAATGGCGAGGAAAAAAGGACTTTCTTTCTTGGACACTGGAGCTCTGTTTCCCAATTGCTGCCTCAATATTCTTATCTCCTTCCACATCTCCTCCATCTCGGGATTCTCCACACCTTGGAGGGGTTGCGTCTCTTCAATCCTGCTCTGATGACCCTCGTCATTCTCCTCTCGCTCTTGGCGAGTGGCTTGTCCTTCAGGAAACATAGACTCTTGGTTCCTCTTCATGGCCTTATCCACTGTCCGGGTGATAAATTAGCCCAACTCTTctagggtcaagttccccacattctcattgggacgggTTTGCTCGACCCTTGTCTCGTGAAGGGGCTGCTCGGCTCttgtctcttgacgaggttgtttcTGTCTCGTCTCGAGATGCGGTTGTTCCTGTCTTGTATTGACATGAgattgttcgggtcccctctgaggacgcgatgatgatgaggtagctcttctactccctctcttgcctaccatctctacgtctcaactcaaacttcccacagacggcatcaagtgatactcacgggaaatttagggtccgcttccagcaagtgtcactagtccagacgcaggttttggaattgtcctgagcctgaaatcacaaataagaccgttagaagggggccagggGGTGTCCTGgcatagcccctccgacgctcaagtcagagactgggGATATaaggggagcagctaagggcgctgctgaaaacaatatagtgaatgaatcaaCCGTatgctcaaacctggtatttataggaggatACCTGGGCCCTGATGGGCTTCCCACCCAAATGTGGTACGGGCTTCCAAAATGTAATCCGGGCCTAGGGGGCCCATGTGGtatcatttttatattaaaagtgGTATGATTATCTAAAAAGATTTAAATAgagataaatataaataaatacgactagaaatttaaaatttgggaatttgGGAAAACCCAaccacaaaatatttttggtgctCAGTCCCCCATTCCTGCACAACTTGATTTaaggattttattttttaaaactccCTCCTccttattttattcattttcctcccaattcctcaattttatttctCTCACTTCTCCTTCCCCTTCGCTTTTCAATTCTCCCCTTTCTTTCTCGTTGCCCCCGAAAAAACCCTAGCC
This sequence is a window from Primulina tabacum isolate GXHZ01 chromosome 17, ASM2559414v2, whole genome shotgun sequence. Protein-coding genes within it:
- the LOC142530531 gene encoding uncharacterized protein LOC142530531, whose protein sequence is MIFIDNGSSVNVLFKRTLDQIKVEGFEFEPVSTPLYGFAGHAIPPLGQIVLPLSLGIDPLRVTKMIAFTVVDTPSAYNGILGRSALKDFKVVASTCHQKLKFVWEKELESCAGTKKSRVGVMKGCEGGGKKNAYRG